From the genome of Malus domestica chromosome 04, GDT2T_hap1, one region includes:
- the LOC103427616 gene encoding protein ENDOPLASMIC RETICULUM-ARRESTED PEN3-like translates to MDNGNSQTAPGPHTDDRIKLNVGGKYFETTLKTIQAGGPDSLLAALSNRSTDDPNPVFIDRDPEIFSVILSLLRSDSLPSTARRFSKQELADEALYYGIESQLKSVMSPPPFSGIDASIVTTVQPASDGRPSAITAGDDGSVWIAHGGQISSYDWNLSHASTIRTHLEDITSICRVYPDIAAVGSESGAGLHFYDFSGVRNLGSIHWTDPEDPRIFKARVTAIAASPSSVFASFDCPRKENCILVIDKSTLKIVSELSRQPGSSAKNLAVGKLRWLPETGLIVGSSVTCGAFGYSGYIRLWDPRSNEVIWEANEPGSGRSSRFGDSFADVDADVEESTLFKLCSKSGDLAVADLRKLGDDPWVYLQDKNPSLRNAGGDGTDGDSNRVVRCYRKQVFVGREGGLEVWSRVAEAESRVERENGVCEGWYRRNFVDKEEDSERGVIKKIEGGGDRLFVIREDVEGIEVWESSHSSRAISVL, encoded by the coding sequence ATGGATAACGGAAATTCCCAGACTGCCCCTGGGCCCCACACCGACGACCGCATCAAGCTCAACGTCGGCGGCAAGTACTTCGAAACGACGTTAAAAACGATCCAGGCAGGCGGACCCGACTCTCTCTTAGCCGCCCTATCGAACCGCTCCACCGACGACCCGAACCCGGTTTTCATAGACCGGGACCCGGAGATATTCTCCGTCATCCTCTCGCTTCTCCGATCGGACAGCCTCCCTTCCACGGCTCGCCGATTCTCCAAGCAGGAGCTCGCCGATGAAGCCCTCTACTACGGCATCGAGTCGCAGCTCAAGTCGGTGATGTCGCCGCCTCCTTTTTCTGGAATCGACGCCTCAATTGTCACCACCGTCCAACCCGCCTCCGATGGCCGTCCTTCGGCGATCACCGCAGGGGACGACGGCTCCGTTTGGATCGCCCATGGCGGCCAGATATCCAGCTACGATTGGAATCTCAGCCACGCCAGTACTATCCGTACGCATTTGGAGGACATAACCTCGATTTGCCGAGTGTATCCTGATATCGCCGCTGTAGGATCCGAATCCGGTGCAGGACTCCACTTCTACGATTTCTCAGGCGTGCGAAACCTGGGGTCTATTCACTGGACCGACCCGGAAGATCCCAGAATCTTCAAGGCGCGAGTCACCGCCATTGCTGCCTCACCGAGCTCTGTCTTCGCGTCGTTTGATTGCCCCCGCAAAGAGAATTGCATACTCGTGATCGACAAATCGACTCTCAAAATCGTATCCGAGCTGAGCCGGCAGCCGGGAAGCTCGGCGAAGAACCTGGCCGTTGGAAAGCTGAGGTGGCTTCCTGAGACGGGCTTGATCGTCGGGAGCTCCGTCACATGCGGCGCCTTTGGGTACTCTGGTTATATCCGTTTGTGGGACCCGAGGTCGAATGAGGTGATATGGGAGGCGAACGAACCGGGTTCAGGCCGGAGCAGTCGCTTCGGGGACTCATTCGCCGACGTGGACGCCGACGTTGAGGAGTCGACTCTGTTCAAGTTGTGTTCAAAGTCCGGCGATTTGGCAGTGGCAGACTTGCGTAAATTAGGGGATGATCCGTGGGTATATTTGCAAGACAAGAACCCAAGCTTGAGGAACGCCGGCGGAGACGGGACGGATGGCGATAGCAATAGGGTGGTTAGGTGTTACAGAAAGCAAGTGTTTGTGGGGAGGGAAGGTGGGTTGGAGGTTTGGTCGAGGGTTGCAGAAGCAGAAAGCAGGGTGGAAAGAGAAAATGGGGTTTGTGAGGGGTGGTATAGGAGGAATTTTGTGGATAAAGAGGAGGATTCCGAGAGAGGGGTTATAAAGAAAATCGAAGGCGGCGGAGACAGGCTGTTTGTTATTCGGGAAGATGTTGAGGGTATTGAGGTGTGGGAAAGCTCTCATTCTTCCCGTGCGATTTCGGTGTTGTGA